The following are encoded together in the Nitrospirota bacterium genome:
- a CDS encoding ABC transporter permease, with the protein MSGLVAIFYRDWRQRITNIGFVFWDLFVPVAYLLLFGLGFERTFGEQFAIQGTPIPYADFFLAGVLAMTTFGIALNTSWGFFMDKDSGIFYELLTYPITRRQFLFGKILFNVLLSATGALLAILLGALALDVAVRWLWLPVTVLVVMCTTAGWFFFLSIPAIRFDRMDSFNTFNSAAYILLMFLSTMFYPIESLPAWFRAIAWLNPMTWQVDVLRYSLLGIGSASVALVEFACFMAFTFICLSLAVRTIDRVG; encoded by the coding sequence ATGAGCGGCTTGGTGGCGATCTTCTACCGCGACTGGCGGCAGCGCATCACGAATATCGGGTTCGTGTTCTGGGATCTGTTCGTGCCGGTCGCGTATCTCTTATTGTTCGGCCTCGGGTTCGAGCGCACGTTCGGCGAGCAGTTCGCCATCCAAGGAACCCCGATCCCGTACGCGGACTTTTTCCTGGCCGGCGTGCTGGCCATGACAACCTTTGGTATCGCCCTGAACACGTCGTGGGGCTTTTTCATGGACAAGGACTCCGGCATCTTCTATGAACTGCTCACCTATCCCATCACCCGGCGCCAGTTCCTGTTCGGCAAGATTCTCTTCAACGTGCTGCTGAGCGCCACCGGCGCCCTGCTCGCGATCCTGCTGGGCGCACTGGCCCTCGACGTGGCGGTGCGCTGGCTCTGGCTGCCCGTAACAGTCCTGGTTGTGATGTGCACCACCGCGGGCTGGTTCTTCTTCCTGAGCATTCCCGCAATCCGCTTCGACCGCATGGACTCCTTCAACACCTTCAACAGCGCGGCCTACATTCTTCTAATGTTCCTCAGCACCATGTTCTACCCCATCGAATCCCTACCCGCATGGTTTCGCGCCATCGCGTGGCTCAACCCCATGACCTGGCAGGTGGACGTGTTGCGCTACAGCCTGCTGGGGATCGGGTCGGCGAGTGTCGCGCTGGTGGAGTTTGCGTGCTTCATGGCGTTTACGTTCATCTGCCTCTCGTTGGCGGTGAGGACGATTGATCGGGTGGGTTGA